Proteins encoded in a region of the Mucilaginibacter sabulilitoris genome:
- a CDS encoding C40 family peptidase, protein MLNAKRRFLKWPAQKTTIVLLLLKVSFSVQATPTDSLTVQRAQQIIYAVKQKFAPDKRTEVANIQLISTSPLIFGVETTKPSLINEIRTALADSSVNAEIKADTLPDKALHGKIYGLANLSVTNNRAMPANAAEMVTQMLLGTPVTVIKKQRGYYLVRTPDGYLSWVEGSGVAPMDKVAFETWQKSLKIIYTAQYGHAFEQPTRVALPVSDLVSGDILQVIDQQKGFYKVIFPDQREGFVLKKETENFNKWLQMPNPNADQILTAAKTLIGVPYLWGGTSIKGVDCSGFTKSCYFLNGIIIPRDASQQALAGEEVDIYDADTVSMDKCLKNLKPGDLLFFSSGMSQGKQAKITHTAIYMDNGQFIQSAGFVKISSLVPQAANNDVHSLKRLVKARRMLTTIGKADIFRVSNNSYYNVCKN, encoded by the coding sequence ATGTTGAACGCTAAACGACGGTTTCTCAAATGGCCTGCACAAAAAACCACCATAGTTTTGTTATTGTTAAAAGTTTCTTTTAGCGTTCAGGCCACACCTACGGATAGTTTAACAGTACAACGCGCACAGCAAATTATATACGCGGTTAAGCAAAAGTTCGCGCCTGATAAACGGACAGAAGTTGCCAATATACAACTTATCAGCACCTCGCCTTTAATTTTTGGTGTGGAAACAACAAAACCATCTTTAATTAATGAAATCAGGACAGCCCTGGCAGATTCATCCGTTAATGCCGAAATAAAGGCGGATACCTTGCCGGACAAAGCTTTACATGGGAAAATTTATGGTCTCGCTAATCTGTCCGTTACCAATAACAGGGCAATGCCCGCAAATGCAGCCGAAATGGTGACGCAAATGCTGTTGGGAACCCCCGTTACTGTAATTAAAAAGCAGCGGGGTTACTACCTTGTCCGCACACCTGACGGCTACCTTTCATGGGTTGAAGGCAGCGGCGTGGCGCCAATGGATAAGGTTGCTTTTGAAACCTGGCAAAAGTCTCTCAAGATTATATATACAGCTCAGTATGGGCATGCGTTTGAACAACCAACCAGAGTGGCTTTACCGGTTTCTGATTTGGTGTCCGGCGACATTTTACAAGTAATTGACCAGCAAAAAGGCTTTTATAAGGTGATTTTTCCGGATCAACGGGAGGGTTTTGTCCTTAAAAAGGAAACCGAGAACTTTAATAAGTGGCTGCAGATGCCCAATCCTAATGCCGACCAAATACTGACCGCAGCTAAAACCCTGATCGGTGTCCCGTACTTATGGGGAGGTACCTCCATTAAAGGTGTTGATTGCAGTGGCTTTACCAAATCATGCTATTTTTTAAACGGGATTATTATTCCGCGTGATGCATCGCAGCAGGCTTTGGCAGGCGAAGAGGTTGATATTTATGACGCAGATACCGTGAGTATGGACAAGTGTTTGAAAAATTTAAAGCCCGGCGATCTGCTTTTCTTTTCATCGGGTATGAGCCAGGGTAAACAAGCCAAAATTACGCATACCGCAATTTACATGGATAATGGTCAATTTATACAATCGGCTGGGTTTGTTAAAATAAGCAGCCTTGTGCCGCAAGCTGCCAATAACGATGTGCACAGCCTGAAACGACTGGTAAAAGCCCGCAGAATGCTAACCACTATCGGGAAAGCAGATATATTCAGAGTAAGCAACAATAGCTATTATAATGTTTGTAAAAATTAA
- a CDS encoding LacI family DNA-binding transcriptional regulator: protein MKSHQTTIIDIAHELKISKSTVSRALIGHPNVKHTTRMAVLELAEKMDYQRNMHAISLITRKSSTLGVIVPEFTSSYFPEIIIGAQTAATAAGYNIIISQSNESYETEVANTRVMLANQVDGIMISMTKETRNYDHFKVFQRKGIPIVFFNRVCDEMKVPKVVVDDYDGAFKVVEHLLSIGKNKIAHLAGPDSLSMSVKRLSGYLDALKKHQVAINEQWIIPYDLSIPKVSIYVNHLLNLENPPNAIFAINDPTAIEAIQVIKKAGLRIPQDIAVAGFSNDYISSLIEPSLTTMSQPVQKIGIKAIELLIDQIKRDVKDWKAVTHVLKTELIIRNSTLIS from the coding sequence GTGAAAAGCCATCAAACTACCATTATTGATATAGCCCATGAACTGAAGATCTCAAAAAGCACGGTATCACGGGCACTGATCGGGCACCCTAATGTCAAGCACACAACACGTATGGCTGTACTGGAACTCGCAGAGAAGATGGACTATCAGCGCAATATGCATGCGATCAGTCTCATCACGAGAAAAAGCAGCACATTGGGCGTTATTGTACCTGAATTCACGAGTTCCTACTTTCCCGAGATCATTATTGGTGCTCAAACCGCCGCAACTGCCGCAGGATACAATATCATCATCAGTCAGTCAAACGAGAGTTACGAAACAGAAGTGGCTAATACACGGGTCATGCTTGCAAATCAGGTTGACGGTATCATGATCTCAATGACTAAAGAAACCAGAAACTATGATCATTTCAAAGTTTTCCAGCGTAAAGGTATCCCCATTGTCTTTTTCAATAGAGTGTGCGATGAAATGAAAGTGCCCAAAGTTGTAGTGGATGATTATGATGGTGCGTTTAAAGTAGTAGAACATCTGCTGTCAATCGGTAAAAACAAGATTGCGCATCTTGCGGGGCCTGATTCTTTATCCATGAGTGTAAAAAGACTAAGTGGTTATCTGGATGCGTTAAAAAAACACCAGGTCGCAATTAACGAGCAATGGATCATTCCATATGATCTCAGTATACCCAAAGTGAGCATTTATGTTAACCATCTGCTTAATTTAGAAAATCCACCCAATGCTATTTTTGCAATAAATGATCCGACTGCAATTGAGGCTATACAAGTTATTAAGAAAGCCGGCCTGCGTATACCACAGGATATTGCTGTTGCCGGATTTAGTAACGATTACATTTCTTCATTAATTGAACCCTCACTGACTACCATGTCCCAGCCTGTTCAAAAAATTGGTATCAAAGCAATAGAGCTACTTATAGACCAAATCAAAAGAGACGTGAAAGACTGGAAGGCGGTAACCCACGTATTGAAAACAGAATTGATCATCAGGAACAGCACGTTAATATCATAA
- a CDS encoding SusC/RagA family TonB-linked outer membrane protein, with translation MRKKFLQLIITLFLFGNAFAKDGEAAETTNNREVETKNLINTPGNVFKAFTDINLTTNELKISGKVTDEKGIPLPGVNVKLKGTAIGATTNAEGMYTLTVSGPDAVLVFSFVGFETQEKYVGNTAAINVILKETSNGLNEVVVVGYGTQKRTDLVGAVSTISGKVLESRPLTNPLAGLQGTAPGLVITRTSGQPGKEGYSAQIRGASSVNGSSVLILVDGVEQTSIASLNPSDIASVSVLKDASAAAIYGARAAGGVMLVTTKKGKAGKTTISYSGMYTLNKPYNMPKRLHSYEEAQMRNEANANASASPAYTDQQIEWLKDPGVEYMVNAATGQYDWYYDFNQIPFMTRSLTAQQNHTIAVNGGDEKTQYLFSGGWLNQNGLFKVGPDGTDRYNARINITTNFNKWLSLDARVGYVQRSTLSPSMDVGGGSGILYNLYEIRSNYPIFFPGSGDTKYADGGSLAYPNLKDGGATNERTDAFNGVFTLQAKDLVKGLQLKAIYAPYLDNYNYNRTLRTVPLYQVSGLTTNLNPTNAYYVTKQETYRSNYQFLTDYDLTIANDHHFHALAGYQFENYRMTNVAASARNLSSNDLFTLNIGDPTQYIANDQIDTWATQSVFGRLSYNYREKYFLEGTARNDGSSRLAPGYRYKFFPSLSAGWRVAQEPWFKRAVPFINEFKIRGSIGNLGNSDLSNFGYYDYIALISRSTAYPFNNQVNYGYYNATLASPYKTWEKINTKDIGLDMAFLSDRLNISGDYYVKRNSNMLVQVKTTAMIGIGTSQYNYADLKNSGWELRVGWKDRIGTNFSYWLNGNLSNNKNVVTAYQGRSVIAEGVNSVVEGLPLNTIWGYKATGLYSNAEEVAAGPFVSNTTGPGDIKYADINGDGKINAGKGTKEDHGDLVNLGSTTPRYTYGFDFGFSFKGFDFSAFFQGVAKREMLINSAFMLPFVQSWRQPNQEQTDYWTPTHMDARFPRLYSGGSSNTLTSSWWVQNAAYLRLKNLQIGYNLPSKWIRKAGLQGVRIYFSGQDLWENSKMWLKYYDPEEPTNASTSYPFFRSYAIGLNVTL, from the coding sequence ATGAGAAAAAAATTTTTACAATTAATTATAACCTTGTTTTTATTTGGAAATGCCTTTGCTAAAGATGGGGAAGCAGCCGAGACAACAAATAATAGAGAGGTTGAGACAAAAAATCTTATCAATACACCAGGCAATGTTTTTAAAGCATTCACGGATATCAATTTAACAACAAACGAGCTGAAGATATCCGGAAAGGTGACCGATGAAAAAGGCATACCGCTTCCTGGTGTTAACGTGAAGTTAAAGGGGACGGCCATCGGAGCAACAACAAATGCCGAAGGTATGTATACCTTAACGGTATCTGGACCAGATGCAGTTTTAGTATTCAGCTTCGTGGGATTTGAAACCCAGGAAAAATATGTCGGCAATACGGCCGCTATCAACGTAATTTTAAAAGAAACCAGCAATGGCTTAAATGAGGTTGTCGTTGTGGGTTACGGCACACAAAAACGGACAGACCTGGTAGGCGCGGTTTCAACGATAAGCGGCAAGGTGCTGGAAAGCAGACCACTAACCAACCCACTGGCGGGTTTGCAGGGGACCGCACCAGGACTGGTGATCACGCGAACCTCCGGACAGCCCGGTAAGGAAGGGTATTCGGCACAAATACGCGGTGCATCATCTGTGAACGGATCAAGCGTGCTGATATTGGTAGATGGGGTGGAGCAAACTTCTATTGCCAGCCTAAACCCAAGTGACATCGCGTCTGTTTCGGTTTTAAAGGATGCTTCTGCTGCTGCCATTTACGGTGCGCGCGCAGCGGGAGGGGTAATGCTCGTCACCACCAAAAAAGGAAAGGCCGGCAAAACAACCATTAGTTACAGCGGCATGTACACCCTTAACAAGCCATATAACATGCCTAAGCGCCTCCATTCTTATGAAGAAGCTCAAATGAGAAATGAGGCTAATGCCAATGCGTCAGCGAGTCCGGCTTATACTGACCAGCAAATAGAATGGCTGAAAGACCCCGGTGTGGAATACATGGTTAATGCCGCAACAGGGCAGTATGACTGGTATTATGATTTCAATCAGATCCCTTTCATGACCCGTTCGCTCACGGCTCAGCAAAACCATACGATAGCTGTAAACGGAGGAGATGAAAAAACGCAGTACCTGTTCTCGGGCGGATGGCTTAATCAGAATGGTTTATTTAAAGTTGGTCCCGATGGTACTGACCGTTATAATGCCCGCATCAACATAACTACAAATTTCAACAAATGGCTGAGCCTGGATGCCAGAGTGGGATATGTGCAGCGATCTACTTTATCACCGTCTATGGATGTGGGCGGAGGCAGCGGAATCCTATATAATCTGTACGAAATACGCAGTAATTATCCTATATTCTTTCCGGGGTCTGGTGATACCAAGTATGCTGATGGCGGATCACTTGCCTATCCCAATTTAAAGGACGGCGGCGCTACTAACGAAAGAACCGATGCCTTTAACGGGGTATTCACTTTACAAGCAAAAGACCTGGTTAAGGGCTTGCAGTTAAAAGCTATCTATGCACCATATCTGGATAATTATAACTATAACAGGACACTGCGAACAGTACCTTTATATCAGGTATCGGGCCTTACGACCAATCTTAACCCAACTAATGCGTATTATGTAACTAAGCAAGAAACCTATAGGAGTAATTATCAATTCCTTACCGATTATGACCTGACCATTGCAAATGATCATCATTTCCACGCCCTGGCAGGTTATCAGTTTGAAAATTACAGAATGACCAATGTGGCGGCATCAGCCAGAAATTTGTCATCAAATGACTTGTTTACACTGAATATCGGAGATCCCACCCAATATATCGCCAATGACCAGATTGATACATGGGCTACGCAATCTGTTTTCGGCAGGTTGAGTTATAACTATCGCGAAAAGTATTTTCTGGAAGGTACCGCGCGTAATGATGGCAGCTCGAGACTGGCTCCAGGTTACCGGTATAAATTTTTTCCTTCCCTGTCTGCCGGATGGCGGGTTGCCCAGGAACCCTGGTTTAAAAGAGCCGTGCCTTTTATCAACGAGTTTAAAATCAGAGGGTCCATCGGTAACCTGGGGAACTCGGATTTGAGCAATTTTGGTTATTATGATTATATCGCACTGATTTCACGTTCTACGGCTTATCCATTTAATAACCAGGTTAACTATGGTTATTACAATGCAACACTAGCCTCGCCCTATAAAACATGGGAAAAAATTAACACCAAAGATATCGGTCTGGATATGGCTTTTCTGTCTGACCGCCTAAATATATCCGGCGATTATTACGTCAAACGCAACAGCAATATGCTAGTCCAGGTGAAAACGACGGCCATGATCGGCATCGGTACCTCGCAGTACAATTATGCTGACCTGAAAAACTCGGGTTGGGAGCTCAGAGTTGGCTGGAAGGACCGTATCGGTACGAACTTCAGCTATTGGTTAAACGGCAATCTTTCCAATAACAAAAATGTCGTTACCGCCTACCAGGGCCGCTCCGTGATAGCCGAAGGAGTAAATTCAGTCGTGGAGGGCCTGCCTTTAAATACCATTTGGGGGTATAAAGCCACGGGGCTGTATTCCAATGCTGAAGAAGTGGCTGCGGGACCTTTTGTAAGTAATACCACAGGGCCGGGAGATATCAAATATGCCGATATCAATGGCGATGGCAAGATAAATGCAGGTAAAGGTACCAAGGAAGATCATGGTGATTTGGTTAACCTGGGCAGCACCACCCCGCGTTATACCTATGGATTTGATTTTGGGTTTTCCTTTAAAGGATTCGATTTCAGCGCCTTCTTTCAAGGTGTAGCGAAACGAGAGATGCTCATTAACTCGGCATTTATGCTGCCCTTTGTACAAAGTTGGCGCCAGCCAAATCAGGAACAAACTGATTACTGGACACCTACCCATATGGATGCCCGCTTCCCGCGACTGTATTCGGGCGGAAGTTCCAATACGCTCACTTCTTCCTGGTGGGTTCAAAACGCGGCTTACCTGCGGCTTAAGAATCTGCAGATCGGATACAATCTTCCGTCGAAATGGATACGTAAAGCAGGCCTGCAAGGTGTTCGGATCTATTTTTCCGGGCAGGACCTATGGGAAAACAGCAAAATGTGGCTCAAATATTATGACCCTGAAGAGCCTACCAATGCTTCTACCTCTTACCCTTTTTTCAGGTCCTACGCCATTGGTCTTAACGTGACATTATAA
- a CDS encoding RagB/SusD family nutrient uptake outer membrane protein, whose translation MIALYTFLKRAALSALLLSALTIGMGCNKKLDLSPETALSDASFWKTPADLLSACTTLYNSLPGMAANYQDNYSDISFGAAANTVSDGSRIAPATAAEWADNYTLIRRSNTILEKSAGVKGDEVLIKKAKGEASFFRAWAYFELVKRYGDVPLILRTFDIQDTLATAHRTPRAQVIKAIYSDLDFAAANCPDAAAQPAAEYGRITAGAALAFKSRVALFEGTREKFFNYGTPTSDLTIAIDAAGKVMANARYGLYQNASKPDSSYFYLFQLTADGAANKENILVRLYGQDMTNSISYTNVSRDLEQALISPTRTMLDLYLYKDGLPIGKSLLQQEQTNTTSEFANRDPRAGITVFNRSLWYISGRYVPNFDFTKTGYKLAKWFKGTDWNNKRSFTDFAIIRYAEVLLNYAEARYELNGSITDDDLNLTINRIRARNGAGAIAPLTNVFVNSNGLNMRDEIRRERSVELAFEGFRYWDLLRWKTAEVQLPAQVLGIKYFPAEMKITSPSLTTDGYLITQPAAKRAFNPAKDYLWPIPTSELGYNPNMVQNPGW comes from the coding sequence ATGATTGCTTTATATACCTTCTTAAAACGGGCAGCATTAAGCGCCCTGCTACTATCAGCACTCACCATAGGGATGGGGTGCAATAAAAAACTGGATCTGAGCCCGGAAACAGCACTTTCTGACGCTTCGTTCTGGAAAACACCCGCCGATTTGCTCAGTGCCTGTACTACATTATATAACTCGCTGCCGGGTATGGCTGCCAACTACCAGGACAACTATTCCGATATTTCCTTTGGTGCGGCCGCCAATACCGTGAGCGACGGTTCCCGCATAGCCCCTGCGACGGCTGCTGAGTGGGCCGATAATTATACCTTGATCAGAAGGAGCAATACCATACTTGAAAAATCTGCGGGTGTAAAAGGCGATGAGGTATTGATCAAAAAGGCTAAGGGTGAAGCCAGCTTTTTCCGGGCCTGGGCATATTTTGAGTTGGTAAAAAGATACGGCGATGTGCCGCTTATCCTCAGAACCTTCGATATACAGGATACACTTGCAACGGCCCACCGGACGCCGAGGGCCCAGGTGATTAAAGCCATTTACAGCGACCTGGACTTCGCAGCTGCTAATTGCCCTGATGCAGCCGCGCAACCGGCGGCCGAATACGGTCGCATTACTGCCGGTGCCGCACTGGCTTTTAAGTCGAGGGTCGCGCTGTTTGAGGGGACGCGGGAGAAGTTTTTTAATTATGGCACACCTACCTCCGATCTTACCATTGCAATTGATGCAGCCGGTAAAGTTATGGCTAATGCCAGATATGGGCTTTATCAGAATGCCTCAAAACCCGACAGCAGCTATTTTTACCTCTTTCAGCTAACAGCCGACGGCGCTGCAAATAAGGAGAATATCCTGGTGAGGTTATACGGACAAGACATGACCAACAGTATCTCCTACACGAATGTTTCCCGCGATCTGGAGCAGGCTTTAATTTCACCAACCCGCACTATGCTTGATTTGTACCTGTATAAAGACGGCTTGCCGATTGGTAAATCCCTTTTGCAACAGGAGCAGACCAACACGACATCTGAATTTGCGAACCGTGATCCACGTGCAGGTATAACCGTATTTAATAGAAGTCTTTGGTATATCTCGGGCAGGTATGTGCCTAATTTTGATTTTACCAAGACTGGCTATAAACTGGCTAAATGGTTTAAAGGAACTGATTGGAACAACAAACGCAGCTTCACTGATTTTGCCATTATCAGGTATGCGGAAGTTTTATTGAATTATGCCGAGGCCCGATATGAGTTAAATGGCTCCATAACCGATGATGATCTTAATCTTACCATCAATAGGATCAGAGCACGTAACGGCGCCGGCGCCATAGCCCCGCTTACCAATGTGTTTGTTAACTCAAACGGGCTTAATATGCGTGATGAGATCAGAAGGGAACGCAGTGTAGAACTGGCATTTGAGGGCTTTCGGTACTGGGACCTTTTAAGATGGAAAACAGCAGAGGTACAATTACCTGCGCAAGTATTGGGTATCAAATACTTCCCGGCAGAAATGAAGATTACTTCACCTTCATTAACAACAGATGGTTACCTGATTACGCAGCCTGCAGCCAAGCGGGCTTTTAATCCAGCTAAAGATTATTTATGGCCTATACCGACGTCGGAGTTGGGTTACAACCCTAATATGGTGCAAAATCCCGGATGGTAA
- a CDS encoding beta-galactosidase has product MINTSFLMKAVAQSPYLIKITEQAVMPKAGFLEMGTNKAANGDVLTYNSNYLIKNNQPWYPVMGEMHFARCAAKDWEASILKMKSCGIHIISTYIFWNYTEEKEGVFNWSGNNDLSAFLALCKKHNMYVWLRPGPWVHAELRNGGFPDWLLKKKIGLRKNDSAYIACVNRFFKQIALQCSGYWFKRNGTIIGVQIENELDFRNQEAFKHMLILKKLAIAAGMDVPYYSAFGQGPDNQTAFMYMMGSYPDSPWSQNTKKLIKPVFFIKPLEADRDIGSDLIGKVDGKVRNTYPRLSAEIGGGMQVTYHRRVVVSAADIAANSLTKIAGGLNGMGYYMFAGGLNPTGATSMQESRSTDYPNDVPLINYDFQAPIGSMGILNDTYDELRLQHMFISDFGSTLVTMPTYFPEGRKNLSISTDTVQSSARVTNNSGFIFLSNYQRHVNMPAVENFNMGIEVEHHISYVPEKSTTFKANSYAIWPYNLKIGNAVLHYATAQPLCVLHNNGHLTYVFFSEDRTEFAFTRGSVKNIEHVNNGINQEDKVFCPGNDLSFFDVTDDEGTAARIILLSKSQALQSYKVKLKHKEVLVISNGNVITDNNTLSVEKTGSDMLQIRTFPSIGLQSKSKLFTITKGTDRIFSHYRLTPVKTVTGNVSVSENKTLYDTIGASLYRDSLIRQYARHKTFKKTQPGPLYQLRFHDLPGQKRYDMQFNVNYTDLVRDWEATIAYDADVMALYKENRLVYDQFNYNDTCKMRLSRFTQKKAGKLQAQLLPSPDGADVYVEDQTKDAQDKLWQMPLLKKVTLKPVYTYQLLIK; this is encoded by the coding sequence TTGATAAATACTTCCTTTTTAATGAAGGCTGTAGCTCAATCACCATATCTTATAAAAATAACCGAACAAGCTGTGATGCCTAAGGCCGGATTTTTAGAAATGGGGACTAATAAAGCCGCTAACGGAGATGTGCTTACTTACAATAGCAATTATCTCATCAAGAATAACCAGCCTTGGTACCCGGTGATGGGTGAAATGCATTTTGCCAGGTGCGCGGCCAAAGACTGGGAGGCGTCTATATTAAAAATGAAAAGTTGTGGTATCCATATCATATCCACCTATATCTTCTGGAACTATACTGAAGAAAAGGAGGGCGTTTTTAACTGGTCGGGCAACAATGACCTGAGCGCCTTTTTAGCGCTTTGTAAAAAGCACAATATGTATGTGTGGCTGCGCCCAGGGCCCTGGGTGCATGCGGAGTTACGTAATGGTGGATTTCCCGACTGGCTTTTGAAGAAAAAGATCGGATTGCGTAAAAACGATAGTGCTTACATCGCTTGTGTTAATCGTTTTTTTAAGCAGATAGCCCTGCAGTGCAGCGGTTACTGGTTTAAACGAAACGGAACAATCATAGGCGTTCAGATAGAGAATGAACTTGACTTTCGAAACCAGGAAGCATTTAAACACATGCTGATCTTAAAAAAACTGGCTATCGCGGCAGGCATGGATGTACCTTATTATTCGGCTTTTGGGCAGGGGCCTGATAATCAGACCGCTTTTATGTACATGATGGGCAGCTACCCGGACAGTCCATGGAGCCAGAACACAAAAAAGCTGATCAAACCTGTTTTTTTTATCAAGCCGCTGGAAGCAGACCGGGACATCGGGTCAGATCTTATAGGTAAGGTGGATGGAAAAGTACGGAATACCTACCCCAGACTGAGCGCTGAAATAGGAGGAGGGATGCAGGTAACCTATCACCGCCGCGTGGTGGTAAGTGCCGCTGATATTGCTGCCAACTCATTAACAAAAATTGCTGGTGGGCTCAACGGCATGGGATATTATATGTTCGCGGGCGGACTCAATCCAACGGGCGCAACCTCCATGCAGGAGTCAAGAAGTACTGATTATCCTAACGATGTACCCCTGATTAATTATGACTTTCAGGCACCCATTGGCAGCATGGGTATTCTTAACGACACTTATGATGAGCTGAGATTGCAGCACATGTTTATAAGCGATTTTGGTTCGACACTGGTCACAATGCCCACCTACTTTCCAGAGGGAAGGAAAAACCTGAGCATTTCAACAGATACCGTACAAAGCTCTGCAAGGGTAACCAACAATAGTGGGTTTATATTTCTTTCCAACTATCAGCGGCATGTAAACATGCCTGCAGTCGAAAACTTTAATATGGGGATCGAAGTGGAGCATCATATCAGTTATGTGCCCGAAAAATCGACGACATTTAAAGCAAATAGCTATGCTATATGGCCGTATAATTTAAAAATAGGAAACGCTGTGCTGCATTATGCCACTGCTCAGCCTTTATGCGTATTACATAATAACGGGCATTTAACTTATGTGTTCTTCAGCGAAGATCGTACGGAATTTGCATTTACCCGGGGCTCTGTGAAAAATATTGAACATGTTAATAATGGGATAAATCAAGAGGACAAGGTGTTTTGCCCAGGTAATGACCTTTCATTTTTTGATGTAACAGACGACGAGGGCACCGCTGCCAGGATTATCCTGCTAAGCAAATCCCAGGCGCTGCAATCCTACAAGGTAAAACTTAAACATAAGGAAGTACTGGTGATCAGTAACGGTAATGTGATTACAGATAATAACACGCTGAGTGTCGAAAAAACGGGCAGTGATATGTTGCAAATAAGAACATTCCCCAGTATCGGCCTCCAATCCAAATCTAAGTTATTCACCATAACGAAGGGCACAGACCGCATATTTTCTCACTATCGGCTGACTCCTGTGAAAACAGTAACCGGCAATGTATCCGTGTCGGAAAATAAAACTCTCTATGATACAATCGGAGCCTCGCTCTATAGGGATTCCTTGATACGGCAATACGCACGGCATAAAACTTTTAAGAAAACGCAGCCCGGGCCTTTATATCAATTACGCTTTCATGATTTGCCCGGGCAAAAGAGATATGATATGCAATTTAACGTGAACTATACAGACTTAGTAAGAGACTGGGAGGCGACAATCGCGTACGATGCTGATGTTATGGCCTTGTACAAGGAAAACCGGCTGGTGTATGACCAGTTTAACTACAATGATACCTGCAAAATGAGGTTGAGCCGTTTTACGCAGAAAAAAGCCGGAAAATTACAGGCTCAGCTGCTCCCGAGCCCTGATGGCGCTGATGTGTACGTAGAGGATCAAACGAAAGACGCGCAGGATAAGTTGTGGCAAATGCCTTTGTTAAAAAAGGTAACGCTTAAACCAGTTTACACCTATCAATTATTAATTAAATAA